AAAGgactaaaatacaaaaaataggTAGGCAGAGAGAGGGATTCTCTAgctaattttgaaaattcatgCATTTCTGCTGAATCATCCGAGATCATGTAAAATTATTAACAAAGGTTAATAATAAGGTTATACAAAATTCCATCTTCACTTAATTCACAAAATCACTATAATGGCCATTTTGTGAGGTCAACAGCAGAACTATTCGGAACTCAGAGACATATATTTTTAAGTTAACAAACCAAAATTAGATAAAAGTTTCATTCATGAGTACCAGGTTTAAAAAACATTGAAAGCCCAAAGTCAATGGTCTTAAGAGGTGACTCCTCTTGCTCGTTCACGAAAAGAAAATTCTCAGGTTTCAAGTCTCTATGCATAACCCCCAAGGAATGACACGCTTCCACAACACCAACTATTATCCTTGCAAGCTCCGCGGCCTTTCTTTCTGTATAATGGCCCCTTTGTATGATCCTGTCAAATAGTTCTCCTCCCGCACAAAGCTCCATTACAACATGAACAGCCATGGCATCCTCATAAGCTCCTATAATAGATATTACATTAGGATGTCCAGCCAAGTGGTGCATTATCTGAATTTCTCTCCTAACATCCTCCACATCCTCCTCTGTAGTTAACTTCCTCTTTGGAATAGATTTGCAGGCAAACTCTTTGTTGGTTACCTTATCCACACATAAATATGTTGTTCCAAATTGCCCTTGTCCTAACTTCTTCCCTAAACTATATATCTCTTTTAGATTTTCTGTTTTTCGTTGTAAAACTAATTCAACTTGCAGTCCTACACTCGACACTCTCTTGATATGAGTAGGCTTATTTTGTTTTGTCCCATCTTTCGGCTTGTTACTGGCGTCATTAGTATTTGTATAACTATGATCACAGGCCTTCACCTCTGGATTTACCAGATTTTGGGGATCCACGAAGTAAGCTTCCTCAGCCGCAATTTTAATTGGCGTTGGCGGGACGCTCTGTACACAAGACTGACAGGAATCGGAGATTTTGATATCTGGACTCACTGGGCTGTCACTGTTTTTATTGCCATTCTTGTTTTTAGTACTGCTGGCTTCTTGTTCTTGATTTGGAGGCGGAAGGGTCTCCGGCTGCCGAGTTTTCCACACGGCAGCTGTCACGGATTGTAAGAAGCCTTTTTCGCCCAAGTTTGGACCTACACATGTATTCCCCATCAAATACTGGATAACCTCAAATAATACCTAACCCTCTCGAATATAACCATCCAAACATTCCCTTGTTGATCTCGTTCACAACAATGTAGCCATAGAGGTTTCGACATTCAATATCAGATCAACACAACCTTAATCTCAAAACCCTCAAACAATTCAACCCAAAAAGACGATCTTTTCTATGTAACAGAGAAACAACCCCAAAAATCACAATCTTTTGATGAATGAAAATGAAGCCAGAAAAGCAAAATATGTCTGAAGCAATACAATACGATATTATTATTGAAGAAGAAACCACCCAATAATTTGCAGTACCATTAACGAATGGAACTTTAAAGCCTGCGCGATAATGAATCACGAACAACAAAAGAATGTCATCAACGATTATAAGAATCTGGGAAGGCAGATGAACGcgtatatataatatatcattATATTGGTAAGGAAACATggattaaaaaacaaaaacaaaaaagatcAACAGAAAAATGAATGGAGGAATCGAAGAAGTGAGAAAATTGTGGAATGTGAGAAGTGACTTGTTGATTCAACTCGGCAGGAAACATCAATGGATCGATTCGTTTGACTGGTTTTGGATTCTCAAAAGAAGAAGATGAAGTTGAACAGGAAATTTTTCACCTAAATAAATTGCATGGGGTGGCAAGCTTCTCATAGCATTTactcaaaattatacaaaaagtATTTATTACAAAGAAAATTGAGTAGCTCTGTTGTTACatgtttcacgaatctttatcagaCGAataatcttaccgatattcacaataaaaagtaatacttttagcataaaaagtaataattttttatggatgacccaaataagatatatgtctcacaaaatacgaccagtgagactttctcacacaagtttttaccaagAAAATTATATactatataaaaatttatatttaaatcaaatcacaatttcgCTGGTGAACACTATATTGTGAATCACGTTAATTTATATATGAAAGAAACATTTACATGTACATATTAATTATAATCTTTTGGAAACTAAAATTAATTGGAGaagtatttcttatttatttatcgAATTAATGGTAATTCTGGTAGTTTCATGTAAATATTGTGTGCTGCACAGTCGTTTTTCTCGTTATAGttgttaatatattatattttttgtatttataTTAAGTAATATATAAGTTCTTTAGAATGTATATAAATATTAAGAATTTTTAGGGAAtggtttttttaattatttataatgacTTTTTGAGTAGGGTTACTTTGGTTGTTTAatgtataattattttattaaaaaaatcataaattatgATAATTATTGTGGCGCTGATATATTGAGTATTTCTAAATTTTGATATCTTCGAGCCTTGAATCAATTTTACTTGAAGGAGAAATGATATTCCTAATTTAGTTCCCAAAAATACAGGGAGACAGATTTTTAATCGTGAGATGGATCCTGCAGGTTAGGAAAAtgaaaaatcatatcataagttTTATGTAGaataggtttcttgtgagacggtctcacgaatctttatctatgagatgggtcaaccctaccgatattcaaaataaaaagtaatcttaTTAGCATAAATGATCAATAAGAGATCTGTcccacaaaatacgacctgtgataccgtctcacataagtttttgccttttacatatttttttaaagtaaaggtgtaattatgttatatatgtatGGTAAGTGCAATGGAAGGGGCACTAAAATGTTTCATAGTCTCTCATCATATATATTGAATGTTATCTGACTTAAATTGCTCGTATTAGGTTTCACTACAATTATTATTCGCATGTAATTAAGCAATTTcttcaaaattaaaattaagggTTGATTTCAAAGCTCAAGGCTGAAAAGTATTCAAATAATTCAATGGCAGTACTATATATTATCATTACTTACACgagaaatttgatttttttttagttaGGGTGATAATTGTTATAACGATTATCGAATTTGAAATCTCGTCTTAAATTTGAGATTCCGGTGAGTTATAAATAATGTCGAAATTTGATTTTCAATTGCCTATCATCTTATATACGTACGACCTATTCGGGGATTCAAATTTTAACGAGGACTTATTCGATTTCGAAATctaattgattttttaaaaaaattatatgaatcAAAATTATGGGGCAGCTCATTCCCATGCAAATGGAACAAGTATAGTATTTACACGTAAAGATAAAAAAGGTTAAATTACCTGTCGAGAAGCTCCAAATTCAAGAATGGCTCAGGCGGCCGGCGGGACTTCTTCCTCGGACTTGGTTCTCACGTGCCACCAAAAAACGGAGCCATCAGAACGTAACCCTGCACCCTAACCGGCACTAACTCCGGAGACCCGCGGCGGAGCTGCACCGCCACATGGTGGGCCAGGTAACCAGGTTCCCACCCGACGAATCGCCCACGATGAAAGCCCTATCAAAGTCAACCCCTCAATTTGTCAACCATTCGTCTCCATCACCGCTTTTCAATAGAAGCGCCTGCTTTCGGAGCCACTCAACGGAGCTTATAGCATCGTCCACGCGGCGGAGCCtccaaaaatatttaattagtttttttttttttttttctgagtAAGCTGtgtgtgaaataaataattgtaaattaactagaaataaaaattgtaaTTGTAATACATCGTAAACTGTGAAAAAGGTGTGAATCTTGTTTTTGTGGAGGATTATGGCGTTTGATTATCTTTTTTTTAACTTGGAACTTTCTTTTACTGATTCTGTTTCGGAGATTTAAACGATAATATCCATAAGGTTCAGGGGAAATGGTGAAGCTGAATGCCGACAAATGTCTTAGCTTGTGCTTAAGTGAGACTGTCATTATCACTCTGTAAGAAGTTAACCAATGCAAAGTCAATTTTACAAAGTGTTAGGACCAATGGAATCCGGATATCTCCACACAagtatgatattgtccactttaGGTTTTAACCCTCATGGTTTTGCTTTCGGAACCACCCAAAAAGCCtcataccaatggagatatcattccatcttTATTAACCCATGATCTTTTTCTAGATCTTCTAATGTAGGACTTTGGTTGCATCCCAacacaaaaaattatatattcttGTTACCTGCATCATTATAGTTCTTGAATTCAAAAAAGGGAGACTGGAAAATTTGTTCTGGAAAAGAGATGGCTGTGCTTCATGCGATGGTCAATCCAGCTTCGTCTGCCTCAACAATCAAGACTGTGCCATAAAATCTGGCGATGGTAAAAACCGAGGGGGGTCTGTAGACTGTAGCCTTGCTATACAACTAGCGGTCTTCGGCACAGACAAGCACGAAGCGGTTTTCAATTCGTGGTACAAGGTTAGCAACCTTCGACAATATTCCCGCGTTCGCCTTTATTCCGGTCTAAGGGACTCCCTCACCAGCCAATACAACAGATTCATCTAGAAGTTTTTACGTGGTTGTAGATTTATTGGTATTGTAATTTTTTCTTCGCCTTATGCTTGTCATCTTGAGGTCCAAAACCATTGTTTCAaatttctttgatgtctccaggTTAAGTAAATTTGATCATTTTTCACTTACAGCACTGATCATCCATCTCATTGTTGGAAAGTTGACATCCATTCAAATGTCTTGTTTATAATCACTTTATATGCTTACGTGAATAATTTATAAGCCATATTGATATATACCTTGGAACTACTAAAAATCACAAGATTgggaaattttaaatttccaacTCGAGTTTCAATTCTAAGTTTAGAACCCGGCAAAAATTTGCATCTAATTGACATCAGTCAACAGAAGGAAACATGTggtctaatatttttttttaattataaatgtaGAACGGATAAAGTTTGATTTCTGAAGAGAAGTGCAAATAAGAGTAATTTGGGTGACCTTTTTTGAATTAAATTTCCAGTCAAATCTTTGCTGCCCGTTGAAGTCTCCGATAAATGTATAATTCCATCATTACATTACATGGAATTGTGAAAATGAATAATTATTCACCTTTGAACCATAGAAGGGCAAGCAACTCCTTCCTTAGCTATAAAAAGAAGGCCTTGGGATCTATATTTGCTCCTTGTTTTGCAGTTCTTCACGTAAATCCATTGTCAATCA
This is a stretch of genomic DNA from Primulina eburnea isolate SZY01 chromosome 11, ASM2296580v1, whole genome shotgun sequence. It encodes these proteins:
- the LOC140804249 gene encoding calcium-dependent protein kinase 20-like — encoded protein: MGNTCVGPNLGEKGFLQSVTAAVWKTRQPETLPPPNQEQEASSTKNKNGNKNSDSPVSPDIKISDSCQSCVQSVPPTPIKIAAEEAYFVDPQNLVNPEVKACDHSYTNTNDASNKPKDGTKQNKPTHIKRVSSVGLQVELVLQRKTENLKEIYSLGKKLGQGQFGTTYLCVDKVTNKEFACKSIPKRKLTTEEDVEDVRREIQIMHHLAGHPNVISIIGAYEDAMAVHVVMELCAGGELFDRIIQRGHYTERKAAELARIIVGVVEACHSLGVMHRDLKPENFLFVNEQEESPLKTIDFGLSMFFKPGETFSDVVGSPYYVAPEVLRKHYGPECDVWSAGVIIYILLCGVPPFWDESEQGIFEQVLKGELDFISEPWPDISESAKDLVRKMLVRDPKMRLSAYQVLCHPWVQVDGEAPDKPLDSAVLSRLKQFSAMNKLKKIAIRVIAESLSEEEIAGLKELFKMIDADNSGQITLEELKNGLERVGADLKETEIVGLMQAADIDNSGTIDYGEFVAAMLNLNKVQREDHLFAAFSYFDKDGGGYITRDELQLACEQFGLGDVHLEEIICEVDQDNDGRIDYSEFVAMMQDTGFGKKGLKTV